GCGGCCAGGATCGCGGCCTTTTCGGCATCCGTGCGGTCGTTGCAGACCGAAAGGGTCTGGACTTCGACGGACAGCACGCCGACCTTCTTGGCGCTGTCGTCCAGCCAACCGCTGTCGGTCAGCAGGCTCGCCGCCGCTTCACCGACCTTGGTGCCCATGTCCGTGCCGTTGAAGCCCACGAACGGGACCGGGTTGCCGTCGGCGTCGAGGATGCTGTCGTCAGTCGCGATCAGGACCACGCCTGCGTCCGCGGCAGCCTGTGCAATCGCCGGGCCAATCGTCTGGTCGGGCACGGTGATAGCGATTCCCTGCGCGCCTGCCGAGATCGCGTCTTCGACGAGGCTGATGCCCAGGTTCGGGTCGAGCTTCGCGTCGAAGGTGCGGGCCGACGCGCCAAAGCCTTCAGACGTTTCGGTGAAGGCGTCCTGCAGGTCGATAAAGTACTGCTGGTCGGCGCTCTTGTTGATCGCTACAAACAACAGATCGTCATCTTGCGCCACAACACTGCTGCCGATTCCAACCGGAATGAGCAGGCTTAGCAG
This window of the Aggregatilinea lenta genome carries:
- a CDS encoding substrate-binding domain-containing protein translates to MNKKLISVFLLLSLLIPVGIGSSVVAQDDDLLFVAINKSADQQYFIDLQDAFTETSEGFGASARTFDAKLDPNLGISLVEDAISAGAQGIAITVPDQTIGPAIAQAAADAGVVLIATDDSILDADGNPVPFVGFNGTDMGTKVGEAAASLLTDSGWLDDSAKKVGVLSVEVQTLSVCNDRTDAEKAAILAA